In a genomic window of Pseudomonas putida:
- a CDS encoding (Fe-S)-binding protein — translation MSELFYNAVPNATRVAPPLPEPRQYPSEKPQRVYLFGTCVVDLFYPQAGMDAIHLLEREGIRVEYPQGQSCCGQPAYTSGYTEQARTVARSQLALFAEDYPVVVPSGSCAGMLREHYADLFKDEPGTLKQVQALAARTYELAEFLLFVCKVQLKDSGEPVKVALHTSCSARREMNTHLHGRELLSQLSNVERVNHDHESECCGFGGTFSVRMPDISGAMVADKTRSLKESGAHKVLSADCGCLMNINGSLEKQKEALRGQHLASFLWERTGGAQ, via the coding sequence ATGAGCGAACTCTTTTACAACGCCGTGCCGAATGCGACCCGCGTCGCCCCGCCACTGCCCGAGCCTCGGCAATACCCCAGCGAGAAACCGCAACGGGTGTACCTGTTCGGGACCTGCGTAGTGGATCTGTTCTACCCGCAAGCCGGCATGGACGCGATCCACCTGCTGGAGCGCGAGGGCATCCGTGTCGAGTACCCGCAAGGGCAAAGCTGCTGCGGACAACCGGCCTACACCTCCGGTTACACCGAACAGGCCCGGACCGTGGCGCGCTCGCAACTGGCGCTGTTCGCCGAGGATTATCCGGTGGTGGTGCCGTCGGGTTCCTGTGCCGGCATGTTGCGCGAGCACTATGCCGACCTGTTCAAGGACGAACCGGGCACCTTGAAACAGGTTCAGGCCCTGGCGGCCAGAACCTACGAACTCGCCGAGTTCCTGCTGTTTGTCTGCAAGGTGCAGCTCAAGGACAGCGGCGAGCCGGTCAAAGTGGCGCTGCACACTTCGTGCTCGGCGCGTCGAGAGATGAACACCCACCTGCACGGGCGCGAGTTGTTGTCGCAACTGAGCAATGTGGAGCGGGTCAATCATGATCACGAAAGCGAGTGCTGTGGCTTCGGTGGGACTTTCAGCGTCCGTATGCCGGATATTTCCGGTGCGATGGTCGCCGACAAGACCCGGTCGTTGAAGGAATCCGGCGCGCACAAGGTACTGAGTGCCGATTGTGGTTGCCTGATGAACATCAACGGCTCGCTGGAAAAACAGAAGGAAGCGTTGCGTGGCCAACACCTGGCCAGCTTTCTCTGGGAAAGAACCGGAGGCGCGCAATGA
- a CDS encoding lactate permease LctP family transporter has product MQTWQQLYSPLGSLGLSALAAVIPIVFFFLALAVFRLKGHVAGSITLALSILVAIFAFQMPVDMAFAAAGYGFAYGLWPIAWIIVAAVFLYKLTVKSGQFEVIRSSVLSITDDQRLQVLLIGFCFGAFLEGAAGFGAPVAITAALLVGLGFNPLYAAGLCLIANTAPVAFGALGIPIIVAGQVTGIDAFKIGAMTGRQLPLLSMFVPFWLVFMMDGLRGVRETWPAALVAGLSFAVTQYFTSNFIGPELPDITSALASLIALTLFLKVWQPKRAAGQHIAGAVSASVVSASAGGFGQKRTTVASPYSLGEIFKAWSPFLILTVLVTIWTLKPFKAMFAAGGSMYSWVFNFAIPHLDQLVIKTAPIVAAPTAIPAVFKLDPISATGTAIFFSALISMLILKINVKTGLTTLKETFYELRWPILSIGMVLAFAFVTNYSGMSSTMALVLAGTGAAFPFFSPFLGWLGVFLTGSDTSSNALFSSLQATTAHQIGVNDTLLVAANTSGGVTGKMISPQSIAVACAATGLVGKESDLFRFTLKHSLFFATIVGLITLAQAYWFTGMLVH; this is encoded by the coding sequence ATGCAAACCTGGCAACAGCTCTACAGCCCGCTCGGCAGCCTCGGTTTATCCGCGCTCGCAGCCGTCATTCCCATCGTGTTTTTCTTCCTGGCGCTGGCCGTGTTCCGACTCAAAGGGCACGTGGCAGGCAGCATTACGCTTGCCTTGTCGATCCTGGTGGCGATCTTTGCGTTCCAGATGCCGGTCGACATGGCTTTCGCCGCGGCCGGCTATGGCTTCGCCTACGGCCTGTGGCCGATTGCCTGGATCATCGTAGCGGCGGTATTCCTCTACAAACTGACGGTCAAGAGTGGCCAGTTCGAAGTGATCCGCAGCTCGGTGCTGTCGATTACCGACGACCAGCGCCTGCAAGTGCTGCTAATCGGTTTCTGCTTCGGCGCCTTCCTCGAAGGCGCGGCCGGCTTCGGCGCACCGGTGGCGATTACTGCCGCATTGCTGGTAGGCCTCGGTTTCAATCCACTGTACGCCGCAGGCCTGTGCCTGATTGCGAACACCGCTCCGGTGGCATTCGGCGCCCTGGGCATTCCGATCATCGTCGCCGGCCAGGTCACCGGCATCGACGCGTTCAAGATTGGCGCCATGACTGGCCGCCAACTGCCGCTGCTGTCGATGTTCGTACCGTTCTGGCTGGTGTTCATGATGGATGGCCTGCGCGGCGTTCGTGAAACCTGGCCCGCAGCATTGGTGGCCGGCTTGAGCTTTGCCGTCACTCAATACTTCACCTCGAACTTCATCGGCCCGGAACTGCCGGACATTACCTCGGCCCTGGCCAGCCTGATTGCCCTGACCCTGTTCCTGAAGGTCTGGCAACCAAAACGCGCTGCCGGCCAACACATCGCCGGCGCCGTCTCGGCCTCCGTAGTCAGCGCCAGCGCCGGTGGTTTCGGCCAGAAACGCACCACCGTAGCATCGCCCTACAGCCTGGGTGAAATCTTCAAGGCCTGGTCGCCGTTCCTGATCCTCACCGTCCTCGTCACCATCTGGACTCTGAAACCGTTCAAGGCCATGTTTGCCGCAGGCGGCTCGATGTACAGCTGGGTGTTCAACTTTGCCATCCCGCACCTCGACCAACTGGTGATCAAGACTGCCCCCATCGTGGCCGCGCCGACCGCCATCCCGGCCGTGTTCAAGCTCGACCCGATTTCTGCGACCGGCACGGCGATTTTCTTCTCGGCACTGATCTCGATGCTGATTCTGAAAATCAACGTAAAAACTGGTCTGACCACTTTGAAAGAGACTTTCTACGAGCTGCGCTGGCCGATCCTGTCCATCGGCATGGTGCTGGCATTCGCTTTCGTCACCAACTACTCGGGCATGTCTTCGACCATGGCCTTGGTTCTGGCCGGCACCGGCGCGGCGTTCCCGTTTTTCTCGCCGTTCCTCGGTTGGCTGGGCGTGTTCCTGACCGGTTCCGATACCTCGTCGAACGCGCTGTTCAGTTCGCTGCAGGCCACCACGGCCCACCAGATTGGCGTCAACGACACCCTGCTGGTGGCGGCGAACACCAGCGGTGGCGTGACCGGCAAGATGATCTCGCCGCAATCGATCGCCGTGGCTTGCGCCGCAACCGGCCTGGTGGGCAAGGAATCGGATCTGTTCCGCTTCACCCTCAAGCACAGCCTGTTCTTCGCCACCATCGTCGGCCTGATCACCCTGGCCCAGGCCTACTGGTTCACCGGCATGCTGGTGCACTGA
- a CDS encoding GntR family transcriptional regulator yields MGFDQIRQRRLSDDIVEQLEGMILEGTLKAGERLPAERALAEQFGVSRPSLREAIQKLVAKGLLVSRQGGGNYVVESLGTTFSDPLLLLLESNPEAQRDLLEFRHTLEASCAYYAALRATDVDRERLTAAFNELQDCYSRSDEVSRAEEGAADARFHLAIAEASHNAVLLHTIRGLFDLLKRNVVTNIGGMYKQRTETRDMLITQHRELYLAIVEGRAEQAREVSSRHILYVQEVLEEVRQEVQRVARAERRKGM; encoded by the coding sequence ATGGGCTTTGATCAGATTCGTCAGCGCCGTTTGTCTGACGATATTGTCGAGCAACTGGAGGGGATGATCCTTGAGGGCACGTTGAAGGCAGGCGAGCGCTTGCCGGCAGAACGTGCCCTGGCCGAGCAGTTCGGGGTCTCGAGACCGTCGTTGCGCGAAGCCATTCAGAAACTGGTGGCCAAGGGGCTGCTGGTCAGTCGCCAAGGCGGTGGGAACTATGTCGTGGAGTCCCTGGGCACAACATTCAGTGATCCATTGCTGCTACTGCTGGAAAGCAACCCGGAAGCTCAGCGCGATCTATTGGAATTTCGCCACACGCTGGAGGCGTCCTGTGCCTATTACGCGGCGTTGCGTGCCACGGATGTCGATCGCGAGCGGCTGACCGCGGCGTTCAACGAATTGCAGGATTGTTATTCGCGAAGCGATGAAGTCAGTCGGGCGGAAGAGGGTGCGGCGGATGCGCGGTTCCATCTGGCGATTGCCGAGGCCAGTCACAATGCGGTGCTGCTGCACACCATCCGCGGCTTGTTCGATTTGCTCAAGCGCAACGTGGTCACCAACATTGGCGGCATGTACAAGCAGCGCACCGAAACTCGCGACATGCTGATCACGCAGCACCGGGAACTGTATCTGGCGATTGTCGAGGGCAGGGCGGAGCAGGCTCGGGAGGTTTCCAGTCGGCACATTTTGTATGTGCAGGAAGTGCTGGAGGAAGTGCGTCAGGAAGTGCAGCGCGTGGCTCGGGCGGAGCGACGCAAGGGAATGTGA
- the smpB gene encoding SsrA-binding protein SmpB, with translation MAKQKKHPTGTIAQNKKARHDYFIEHKFEAGLVLAGWEVKSLRASKLQLVDSYVLLKDGEAWLLGSHITPLTTASTHVIADPTRTRKLLLNRRELDKLSAAVAQKGYACVCLSWYWSKHMVKCEIALGKGKKEYDKRDTERERDAGRELQRAVRNKGKED, from the coding sequence ATGGCTAAACAGAAGAAACACCCCACAGGGACAATCGCGCAAAATAAAAAGGCGCGACACGATTACTTCATCGAACACAAGTTCGAGGCTGGTCTGGTCCTGGCCGGCTGGGAAGTGAAGAGTTTGCGGGCGAGCAAGCTGCAACTGGTCGACAGTTATGTGCTGCTCAAGGATGGCGAGGCCTGGCTGCTCGGCAGTCACATCACGCCATTGACGACCGCCAGCACCCACGTCATCGCTGACCCCACGCGTACGCGCAAGCTGCTGCTGAATCGGCGCGAGCTGGACAAGCTGTCCGCCGCCGTGGCGCAAAAGGGCTATGCCTGCGTGTGTCTGTCCTGGTACTGGAGCAAGCACATGGTCAAGTGCGAAATCGCACTGGGCAAGGGCAAGAAGGAATACGACAAGCGCGACACCGAACGCGAACGCGACGCCGGGCGTGAGTTGCAGCGCGCGGTGCGGAACAAGGGCAAGGAAGACTGA
- a CDS encoding sodium-dependent transporter: MSTDKVSVHGSWASRWVFILAATGSAVGLGSIWKFPYMVGVYGGGAFVLMFLICIALIGIPVMLAETLIGRRARQSPANALKALAKEAGHSGKWSWGAFGGMITALLILSFYSVVGGWSLDYIIDMGRGDFQGATPSQVGAYFGNVIADPWRLILWHTIFMLLSAIVIAKGVVAGLERSLRIMMPLLFVMILVLLGYSMTTGHFMEGVHFMFDFHPEKVLDGLLPAMGHAFFSLSVGVGSIMIYGAYMPKHSSISGTVVSVALLDTFVSLVAGLALFPIVFAAGLNPSEGPGLMFVSLPFAFGNIVFGQLMGVVFFVLVAIAAWSSAISLLEPMVAYLVERTRVSRAWVTFWLAFTCWFVGLGTVFSFNIWRQARFFVNEGGLFHLYRWGGAGGLDFFGVIDFFTSRIMLPLGGLCFVVFAGWVMGREAVSDELSIRHPALYALSMFLMRYVAPIGILVVFAAQLWK; the protein is encoded by the coding sequence ATGTCGACAGACAAGGTTTCTGTCCACGGCAGTTGGGCTAGCCGCTGGGTTTTCATACTCGCCGCGACCGGTTCGGCCGTCGGGCTGGGTAGCATCTGGAAATTCCCGTACATGGTCGGCGTCTATGGCGGCGGCGCCTTCGTCTTGATGTTCCTGATTTGCATCGCGCTGATCGGCATTCCGGTCATGCTGGCGGAAACCCTGATCGGCCGGCGGGCCCGGCAAAGCCCGGCCAATGCCCTGAAAGCTCTGGCGAAGGAAGCGGGGCATTCGGGCAAATGGTCCTGGGGCGCCTTTGGCGGGATGATCACGGCACTGCTGATTCTTTCTTTCTACAGTGTCGTCGGCGGGTGGTCGCTGGATTACATCATCGACATGGGGCGCGGCGACTTTCAGGGGGCGACACCGAGTCAGGTGGGTGCGTACTTTGGCAATGTCATCGCCGACCCGTGGCGCCTGATCCTCTGGCACACGATATTCATGCTGCTGTCAGCGATTGTGATCGCAAAAGGCGTAGTTGCAGGGCTTGAGCGCAGCTTGCGGATCATGATGCCGCTGCTTTTCGTGATGATCCTGGTGCTACTGGGTTACAGCATGACCACCGGGCATTTCATGGAAGGCGTGCACTTCATGTTCGACTTCCATCCGGAAAAGGTACTGGATGGTTTGCTGCCAGCCATGGGGCACGCGTTCTTTTCCCTGAGCGTCGGTGTCGGGTCGATCATGATTTACGGCGCCTACATGCCGAAGCATTCATCGATTTCGGGAACCGTCGTCAGCGTGGCCTTGCTGGATACTTTTGTTTCTCTGGTAGCTGGCCTGGCACTGTTTCCGATAGTGTTCGCCGCTGGTTTGAACCCGAGCGAAGGTCCCGGCCTGATGTTTGTCAGTCTACCGTTTGCCTTCGGGAATATAGTGTTCGGCCAGTTGATGGGCGTAGTGTTCTTCGTGCTCGTGGCAATTGCGGCGTGGAGTTCGGCGATCTCGCTGCTCGAGCCGATGGTGGCCTATCTGGTCGAGCGAACGCGGGTCAGTCGCGCCTGGGTGACGTTCTGGCTGGCATTCACCTGCTGGTTCGTCGGTCTGGGCACGGTGTTTTCCTTCAATATCTGGAGGCAGGCCAGGTTTTTCGTGAACGAAGGCGGATTGTTCCACCTCTACCGATGGGGTGGGGCAGGCGGACTGGACTTCTTCGGTGTGATCGACTTTTTCACCTCGCGGATCATGTTGCCACTCGGTGGTTTATGTTTCGTGGTTTTTGCGGGCTGGGTAATGGGTCGGGAGGCGGTGAGCGACGAGTTGTCGATCCGCCATCCGGCGTTGTACGCCCTGTCCATGTTCTTGATGCGCTATGTGGCGCCCATCGGCATTCTTGTAGTGTTTGCCGCCCAGCTGTGGAAGTGA
- a CDS encoding type II toxin-antitoxin system RatA family toxin translates to MTTHISRSALLPYPAQALYDLVNDVARYPEFLPWCSSAQVLESTPEFMRASVGVAKGGLSQHFVTRNTLVPGQSIEMNLEEGPFTQLHGVWVFKPLGEKACKISLDLSFDYAGPIVRATLGPLFNQAANTLVDAFCQRAKQMYG, encoded by the coding sequence ATGACGACACACATTTCACGTTCGGCCTTGCTGCCGTACCCGGCGCAAGCCCTGTATGACCTGGTCAACGACGTGGCGCGGTACCCGGAATTCCTGCCCTGGTGCTCCTCGGCACAAGTGCTGGAAAGTACCCCTGAATTTATGCGCGCGAGCGTCGGCGTGGCCAAAGGCGGGCTCAGCCAGCATTTCGTGACGCGAAATACTTTGGTGCCCGGCCAATCGATCGAGATGAATCTCGAAGAAGGTCCGTTCACTCAGCTGCACGGTGTCTGGGTGTTCAAGCCTTTGGGCGAAAAGGCCTGCAAGATCAGTCTGGACCTGTCGTTTGACTACGCGGGGCCGATTGTTCGCGCGACCCTTGGACCTTTGTTTAATCAGGCAGCCAATACGCTGGTGGATGCGTTCTGCCAGCGGGCCAAGCAGATGTATGGTTGA
- a CDS encoding RnfH family protein, producing the protein MVEPMIEVEVVYAAIDRQVLLSVRVPAGTTVRTALLKSGIGQAFPELDLEECPVGIFGKVIPDPGSRQVQTGDRVEIYRPLLADPKEVRRLRAAKAAEAKARNQ; encoded by the coding sequence ATGGTTGAGCCGATGATTGAGGTTGAGGTGGTGTATGCCGCCATTGATCGTCAGGTCCTCCTGTCGGTGAGGGTTCCGGCGGGGACGACTGTTCGTACGGCGTTGCTGAAATCCGGTATCGGTCAGGCATTTCCGGAGCTGGATTTGGAGGAGTGCCCGGTGGGGATCTTCGGCAAGGTGATCCCCGATCCGGGGAGTCGTCAGGTTCAGACTGGGGATCGCGTCGAAATTTATCGACCGTTGCTGGCCGATCCAAAGGAAGTTCGTCGGCTGCGTGCGGCCAAAGCTGCCGAGGCAAAGGCTCGTAATCAATAG
- a CDS encoding outer membrane protein assembly factor BamE — MQNTKLLLTSFTFVGLLALAGCSFPGVYKIDIQQGNVVTQDMIDQLRPGMTRKQVRFIMGNPLLTDTFHADRWDYLYSLQPGGGERQQERISVIFNPNDQLVSLSGDFMPGVSRDEAILGKDSGTTVAAPAEKVEKPKPEKPTKPGSLLDQIQKEVDGVETVPVPTPEPLETSPQ; from the coding sequence ATGCAAAACACCAAGCTCTTGCTAACCAGTTTCACCTTTGTGGGACTGCTCGCACTCGCCGGTTGTTCATTCCCCGGGGTTTACAAAATCGACATCCAGCAGGGCAATGTCGTCACGCAGGACATGATAGACCAGTTACGCCCGGGAATGACCCGTAAGCAAGTAAGGTTTATCATGGGCAACCCTCTGTTGACCGACACGTTCCATGCCGATCGCTGGGATTATCTGTACAGCCTGCAACCGGGTGGCGGTGAACGCCAACAGGAACGCATTAGCGTTATCTTCAACCCAAATGATCAACTTGTCAGCCTGTCCGGCGACTTCATGCCTGGCGTGAGTCGTGACGAGGCCATCCTTGGCAAGGACAGCGGCACTACAGTGGCCGCACCGGCAGAAAAGGTCGAGAAGCCAAAGCCGGAAAAACCGACCAAACCAGGTTCGTTGCTGGATCAGATCCAGAAGGAAGTGGACGGCGTGGAAACTGTTCCTGTCCCGACTCCGGAACCACTGGAAACTTCGCCGCAATAA
- the fur gene encoding ferric iron uptake transcriptional regulator, which translates to MVENSELRKAGLKVTLPRVKILQMLDSAEQRHMSAEDVYKALMEAGEDVGLATVYRVLTQFEAAGLVVRHNFDGGHAVFELDDGKHHDHMVNVETSEVIEFFDQEIENLQKAIVEKYGFEMVDHNLVLYVRKKK; encoded by the coding sequence ATGGTTGAAAATAGCGAACTACGCAAAGCCGGCCTCAAAGTGACCCTGCCACGGGTCAAAATTCTGCAAATGCTCGATTCCGCCGAGCAGCGCCACATGAGTGCCGAGGATGTCTACAAGGCACTGATGGAGGCTGGCGAGGACGTCGGTCTGGCCACGGTTTACCGTGTACTGACTCAGTTCGAGGCAGCTGGCCTTGTGGTGCGGCACAACTTCGACGGAGGCCATGCGGTCTTCGAGCTGGACGACGGCAAGCATCACGACCACATGGTCAACGTCGAAACCAGTGAAGTGATCGAATTCTTCGACCAGGAAATCGAGAATCTGCAGAAAGCCATCGTCGAAAAATATGGCTTCGAGATGGTTGATCACAATCTGGTGCTGTACGTACGCAAGAAAAAGTAA